A window of the Microvirgula aerodenitrificans DSM 15089 genome harbors these coding sequences:
- a CDS encoding ribonuclease domain-containing protein: MEYVHPTPGISGPGPQRIIVGKDGEMYYTADHYKTFIFIKD, encoded by the coding sequence ATTGAATACGTGCATCCAACTCCTGGAATTTCTGGGCCTGGGCCACAGCGAATCATTGTGGGGAAAGATGGTGAAATGTACTATACAGCAGATCACTACAAAACTTTTATTTTTATTAAAGATTAA